A genomic segment from Polyangium mundeleinium encodes:
- a CDS encoding non-ribosomal peptide synthetase/type I polyketide synthase, translating to MTDQHNDFATEGVAIIGLSLHFPGARSAEQFWENLHKGVESISVWKEEELLRAGVDAQMLRDPNYVPAAGMIDGVASFDAEFFDCTPREAELMDPQHRHFLECAWEALEDAGCDPSRYPGRIGVFAGAGTSGYLLNIQAAYGLPPEQILQLSMGSFSDYLTTRLSYKLDLRGPSMAVQTACSTSLVAVHLACLHLLAGQCEVALAGGVTLRAAEAGGYLYQEGGIFSPDGHCRPFDARARGTVEGNGVGVVVLKRLEDALADGDPIRAVIRGTAINNDGAQKAGFTAPSVQGQSEVIALAQAMAEVDPETITYIEAHGTGTPLGDPIEVAAICQAFQRRTQAKGFCALGSVKGNLGHLDAAAGVAGLIKTVLALQHRQLPPTLHLEFPNPNIDFERSPLRLQTALTEWRTPGFPRRAGVSSFGIGGTNAHVVLEEAPPLPREPALPARPWLLVLSARSTSALERMSHRLAEYIHHHELDLAGVSHTLMAGRRLFPHRRALVCQDLTEAVAALEGAAPHRVYTTVQESTRREVVFLFPGQGAQRVNMARGLYEQEPVFRQQVDRCAELLRLHLDGMDLRATVFPEPARREQAEAELLQTRLAQPALFTIEVALADLLERWGVRPAAMIGHSLGEYVAAYRAGVFSLEDALRMVAMRGALMQRLPTGGMLSVQLPAHELEPLLGPQLSLAAVNGPSLSVAAGPHEALDQLREQLAACGVHSTLLRTSHAFHSWMVEPALAPFAAELRRLRLRPPTVPFISNLSGTWIRPEDATDPHYWTRHLRETVRFGDGLRQLFQQPDRVLLEVGPGNALSTLALRHPERPSTQPVVSLMSLRHSSTTDLHVATEALGRLWAEGVPVDPVGYHGGAPPRRVSLPTYPFERRRYWIDPPRGPRIAPPAAARPEPEDHASGPRDPSGCARPPLEVPYVAPRTAIERRVADIWRECFGYAEIGVDDDLFALGGDSLLATQLLARLRETMAPALSMRELFDTPTIAGIARRISTNSEPAAPNAEPEESPRGQDTHPLSFAQQRLWVIEQLLPMTAAHHLSQCVLLRGPLNSDALSRALEEVARRHEVLRTTFHIVEGEPVQHVTAPSPVSFRRLDLRDRPEREILAREHAFEESLAPFDLERGPLFRALLILLSATEHLLMLTMHHLVADGWSMGVLLNELTTHYMALLQTGRVAALPALPLQYGDYARRQRAWLKGPVLEAQLAWWRQQLAGRRPLDLLTDRPRPATQSLRGAMHTFAFSEEQTHEVEAFSRSQGLTPFMTFLSAFSVLLGRYARQKDVTVGTPVAGRSRTELEGIIGMFVNTLVLPVDLSGRPTGSELLRKVREITLGAQAHQDVPFEKLVAALEPQRDLSRTPLFQVMFSLEAGTLERTRVGDLELERVPLAGRTAQFDLTLVLTRHARGYSGAFEYCADLFEPATVAALARRFTQTTMALIREPDVPVDELPLIAADERPLLLEGCRGISMPTPTSPLPALLAARAEQHLASMAIEHGARTLRYGELWSQVHQLAQRLRGLGVTREVVVSLCLERSPEFVVAALATLATGGCYLPLDPAYPDARLELLLEDANASVLITHTALSKRFATQRLRTVHIDAAEEVVAEALANEPAPPRLEQPLAEQAAYIIYTSGSTGTPKGVVVPHGALLNHAQAMVMHYGLGPSDRVLQFASFAFDVAIEELYPSLLAGATVVLWPDRLSAPIPEFVRFLARERITVANLPAPYWHAWVEALVRDPACAPPPSLRLVIAGSQAVSATKLAAWRELAPDVRWMNAYGPTEATITATLHEPPAGPREPQANVPIGRPIANVELYVLDDQLRLVPPGIAGEIFLGGEGLARGYRRRPDATAAAFLPHPFSRTPGARLYRTGDRGRYRHDGQVEFLGRMDRQVKVRGFRVELAEVELALGQLAGVAEAAVLYREGPGGDGRLEAFVEPVASEPLTEQVLRERVRMYLPSHLVPAVLNVLEQMPRTPGGKPDRQALLSLPPREQDPNAQVEPDGAVERALARIWGEVLGVQHAGLHDDFFLVGGDSLLAIRLVARAREQGFQLSVRDVFERPTIAALAAHIGQRALVATTEAPTGPDFPLAPGQQRFFEHPHENLHHWNRALLVEVEEELDAEPLREAVRQVERHHEALRLRFHRNADGMRQSPVETAEQIPFSRSDLSATPTAELGSAIEAAAAREQTTLHLEHGPLWKVTLMELGPSHGQRLLVIAHFLVADAFSWTLLLEDLQAAYRWIRRGEPVRLPLTTVPFYAWAEQIMAYSESAQARHELEYWREELGGPVAALPLDTPSGANTEASLRVVYARLFNADARILVHDLPATLQVDVESVLLWALARVLCACTDGAPVLVDLGRHGRQASLTGLEVSRTIGCFTSDSPFRLELPEGDTFESLRALDARRQRMPHRGFGYGLLRYLCQDQEVAREARALPCATVSFDYLGAQPPVATAGFKLALESSGPDRCPVSPRTHQLQIIVAAQAETGLEIQWRYSEALHRRITIEKLAERYCTVLGDLASQFRESYVLATNGTPQ from the coding sequence ATGACGGATCAGCATAACGACTTCGCCACCGAAGGCGTCGCTATCATTGGTCTTTCGCTGCACTTTCCCGGGGCGCGCAGCGCCGAACAGTTCTGGGAAAACCTTCATAAGGGTGTGGAGTCCATCTCCGTCTGGAAGGAGGAGGAGCTGCTGCGCGCGGGCGTGGATGCGCAGATGCTCCGTGATCCGAACTACGTACCCGCCGCGGGCATGATCGATGGTGTCGCCAGCTTCGACGCGGAGTTCTTCGATTGCACGCCACGCGAGGCAGAGCTGATGGACCCCCAGCACCGGCACTTCCTCGAGTGCGCCTGGGAGGCGCTGGAGGATGCCGGCTGCGATCCGAGCCGCTACCCCGGTCGGATCGGCGTCTTCGCCGGTGCGGGCACGAGCGGCTACCTGCTCAATATTCAGGCCGCCTACGGCCTGCCGCCCGAGCAGATCCTGCAGCTCTCGATGGGGAGCTTCAGCGACTATCTGACGACGCGCCTCTCCTACAAGCTCGATCTACGTGGCCCCAGCATGGCGGTGCAGACGGCCTGCTCGACTTCACTGGTCGCGGTGCATCTGGCCTGTCTGCATCTGCTCGCGGGGCAATGTGAAGTAGCGCTCGCCGGGGGCGTCACGCTGCGCGCAGCCGAGGCAGGTGGATACCTCTACCAGGAGGGGGGCATCTTCTCACCGGACGGGCATTGCCGCCCCTTCGACGCACGTGCCCGCGGCACGGTGGAAGGCAATGGCGTGGGCGTCGTGGTGCTCAAGCGGCTCGAGGACGCGCTCGCCGACGGAGATCCCATCCGCGCCGTCATTCGAGGCACTGCCATCAACAATGACGGGGCGCAGAAGGCAGGTTTCACCGCCCCCAGCGTGCAGGGCCAATCCGAGGTCATCGCGCTGGCGCAGGCGATGGCGGAGGTGGATCCGGAGACCATCACGTACATCGAAGCCCACGGCACCGGGACGCCCCTGGGGGATCCCATCGAAGTCGCTGCCATCTGCCAAGCGTTCCAGCGCCGCACCCAGGCGAAAGGCTTTTGCGCGCTCGGATCGGTGAAGGGCAACCTGGGTCACCTGGACGCGGCTGCCGGCGTAGCAGGCCTCATCAAGACGGTGCTCGCGCTCCAGCACCGGCAGCTCCCGCCCACCCTGCACCTCGAATTTCCAAATCCAAACATCGATTTCGAGCGTTCACCGCTACGGCTGCAGACCGCGCTCACGGAATGGCGTACCCCGGGCTTTCCTCGCCGCGCCGGAGTGAGCTCTTTCGGCATCGGCGGCACCAATGCGCACGTCGTGCTGGAGGAGGCGCCCCCGCTGCCTCGTGAGCCAGCGCTCCCGGCTCGACCGTGGCTCCTGGTGCTCTCGGCGCGCTCCACGTCCGCGCTGGAGCGAATGAGCCACCGCCTGGCAGAGTACATACACCACCACGAGCTGGATCTCGCAGGAGTGTCCCACACGCTCATGGCAGGACGCCGGCTCTTTCCACACCGCCGCGCGCTCGTGTGCCAGGACCTCACGGAGGCGGTGGCCGCGCTCGAGGGCGCGGCGCCACACCGAGTGTACACCACGGTGCAGGAGTCCACCCGCCGCGAGGTGGTCTTTCTGTTTCCTGGGCAGGGCGCGCAGCGCGTGAACATGGCGCGCGGCCTGTACGAGCAGGAGCCCGTCTTCCGCCAGCAGGTGGATCGCTGCGCCGAGCTGCTACGGCTGCATCTGGACGGCATGGACCTGCGCGCCACGGTGTTCCCCGAACCTGCGCGCCGCGAGCAAGCCGAGGCGGAACTTCTCCAGACGCGGCTGGCCCAGCCGGCGCTTTTCACGATCGAGGTTGCCCTGGCGGATTTGCTGGAGCGCTGGGGCGTGCGGCCGGCCGCGATGATCGGCCATAGCCTGGGAGAGTACGTCGCTGCGTATCGCGCGGGGGTGTTCAGCCTGGAGGACGCGCTGCGGATGGTGGCCATGCGCGGCGCGCTGATGCAGCGGCTTCCGACGGGCGGCATGCTCTCGGTGCAGCTGCCCGCGCACGAGCTCGAGCCGCTGCTCGGCCCGCAGCTATCGCTGGCCGCAGTGAACGGCCCCTCGCTGAGCGTAGCGGCTGGCCCTCACGAGGCCCTGGACCAGCTTCGGGAGCAGCTTGCCGCGTGCGGCGTGCACAGCACGCTGCTGCGCACGTCACATGCATTCCACTCGTGGATGGTAGAGCCGGCCCTGGCGCCCTTTGCCGCCGAGCTCCGCCGTCTTCGCCTGCGCCCGCCCACGGTGCCCTTCATCTCCAACCTCAGCGGCACATGGATTCGCCCGGAGGATGCCACCGACCCGCACTACTGGACCCGCCACCTGCGCGAAACGGTGCGCTTCGGCGATGGATTAAGACAACTCTTCCAGCAGCCCGACCGGGTCCTGCTGGAGGTCGGACCTGGCAACGCCCTCTCTACCCTTGCCCTCCGCCACCCCGAGCGTCCGTCCACGCAGCCGGTCGTATCGCTGATGTCCCTGCGGCATTCGAGCACGACAGACCTGCACGTCGCCACGGAGGCGCTCGGCAGGCTTTGGGCCGAGGGCGTGCCGGTGGATCCGGTTGGCTATCACGGAGGTGCCCCGCCGCGTCGCGTCTCGTTACCCACGTATCCCTTCGAACGCCGCCGCTACTGGATCGATCCGCCGCGCGGACCGCGTATCGCCCCACCTGCCGCGGCACGGCCAGAGCCCGAAGATCACGCCTCAGGGCCACGAGACCCCTCGGGATGTGCGCGACCTCCGCTAGAGGTGCCTTACGTCGCGCCGCGCACCGCGATCGAACGCCGCGTAGCCGACATCTGGCGCGAGTGCTTCGGTTATGCCGAGATCGGCGTGGACGACGACCTGTTTGCCCTCGGCGGCGACTCGTTGTTGGCCACGCAGCTCCTGGCCCGCCTGCGCGAGACCATGGCCCCTGCGCTATCGATGCGAGAGCTCTTCGACACGCCCACCATCGCGGGCATCGCACGCCGAATCTCAACCAACAGCGAACCTGCGGCGCCGAACGCGGAGCCCGAGGAAAGCCCGCGCGGACAGGATACCCATCCGCTCTCCTTCGCGCAGCAACGTCTCTGGGTGATCGAGCAGCTCCTGCCGATGACCGCTGCCCACCATCTGTCGCAATGTGTCCTTCTGCGCGGGCCGCTGAACAGCGATGCGCTCTCGCGGGCCCTGGAGGAGGTCGCCCGTCGTCACGAGGTGCTGCGTACCACTTTCCACATCGTGGAGGGCGAGCCCGTGCAGCACGTGACCGCACCGTCACCGGTCTCGTTCCGTCGGCTCGATTTGCGCGACCGGCCCGAGCGTGAGATCCTCGCCCGGGAGCACGCATTCGAGGAGAGTCTGGCACCGTTTGACCTCGAAAGAGGTCCGCTCTTCCGGGCGCTTCTCATCTTGCTATCCGCAACGGAACATCTGCTGATGCTCACGATGCACCACCTGGTGGCGGACGGCTGGTCCATGGGTGTGCTGCTCAACGAGCTCACGACCCACTACATGGCGCTCTTGCAGACGGGTCGCGTAGCTGCGCTTCCTGCGCTGCCCCTGCAGTACGGAGACTACGCCCGCCGCCAGCGCGCCTGGTTGAAAGGGCCGGTGCTCGAGGCCCAGCTCGCATGGTGGCGGCAGCAGCTCGCCGGCCGGCGACCGCTCGATTTACTCACGGATCGGCCCCGACCTGCCACGCAGAGTCTCCGCGGCGCCATGCACACCTTCGCCTTTTCCGAGGAGCAGACCCACGAGGTGGAGGCCTTCAGCCGCAGCCAGGGGCTCACGCCCTTCATGACGTTCCTGTCGGCATTCTCCGTGCTACTCGGCCGGTACGCACGCCAAAAGGACGTGACCGTGGGCACTCCCGTGGCGGGCCGCAGCCGCACCGAGCTGGAGGGTATCATCGGCATGTTCGTGAATACCCTCGTGCTGCCCGTCGACCTCTCGGGCCGCCCCACCGGCAGCGAGCTCCTGCGTAAAGTGCGCGAAATCACGCTCGGGGCCCAAGCTCACCAGGACGTCCCCTTCGAAAAGCTCGTTGCCGCCCTGGAGCCTCAGCGTGATCTGAGCCGCACGCCGCTCTTTCAAGTGATGTTCTCCCTCGAGGCGGGCACGCTGGAGCGGACGAGAGTGGGCGACCTGGAGCTCGAGCGCGTGCCACTCGCCGGGCGCACGGCGCAATTCGATCTCACCCTGGTGCTTACCCGCCATGCACGAGGTTACAGCGGGGCATTCGAATATTGCGCAGATCTATTCGAGCCAGCCACCGTGGCCGCGCTCGCCCGGCGCTTCACCCAGACGACGATGGCTCTGATCCGAGAGCCGGACGTGCCCGTCGACGAACTGCCACTGATCGCCGCGGACGAACGACCGCTCCTGCTGGAGGGCTGCCGGGGCATATCGATGCCCACACCGACGAGCCCCCTGCCGGCCCTGCTCGCCGCACGCGCCGAGCAGCACCTGGCATCGATGGCGATCGAGCATGGCGCGCGCACGCTCCGCTACGGCGAGTTGTGGAGCCAGGTTCATCAGCTTGCCCAGCGGCTACGTGGACTCGGGGTCACCCGTGAGGTTGTCGTCAGCCTGTGCCTCGAGCGCTCGCCAGAGTTTGTTGTGGCAGCGCTCGCCACCCTCGCTACAGGGGGCTGCTACCTGCCGCTCGACCCCGCCTATCCTGACGCCCGGCTGGAGCTGCTGCTGGAGGACGCCAACGCGTCCGTGCTCATCACGCACACGGCCCTGAGCAAGCGGTTCGCGACGCAGAGGCTCCGCACCGTGCATATCGATGCCGCGGAGGAGGTGGTGGCAGAAGCGCTCGCCAACGAGCCTGCGCCGCCCCGGCTGGAGCAACCCCTGGCCGAACAAGCGGCCTATATTATCTATACTTCGGGCTCTACCGGCACGCCCAAGGGTGTCGTCGTCCCGCACGGGGCTCTGCTCAACCATGCCCAAGCCATGGTGATGCATTATGGCCTGGGGCCCAGCGATCGCGTACTTCAATTTGCATCGTTCGCCTTCGACGTGGCCATCGAGGAGCTGTATCCTTCGCTGCTCGCAGGCGCGACGGTGGTGCTGTGGCCGGATCGGCTCAGCGCCCCCATCCCCGAGTTCGTGCGCTTTCTGGCACGCGAGCGGATCACCGTGGCCAACCTCCCCGCGCCCTACTGGCATGCGTGGGTCGAGGCCCTCGTGCGGGATCCTGCATGCGCTCCCCCGCCGTCGCTGCGGCTCGTGATCGCTGGCAGCCAGGCTGTATCCGCCACGAAGCTCGCCGCGTGGCGCGAGCTTGCACCGGACGTGCGCTGGATGAACGCTTATGGCCCCACCGAGGCCACCATCACCGCCACCTTGCATGAGCCCCCTGCAGGGCCTCGTGAGCCGCAGGCGAACGTCCCCATCGGCCGCCCCATCGCCAACGTCGAGCTCTACGTACTGGACGACCAGCTCCGCCTCGTACCGCCTGGAATCGCAGGCGAGATCTTCCTGGGTGGCGAGGGATTGGCCCGCGGCTACCGTCGACGTCCGGACGCGACGGCGGCGGCCTTTCTGCCCCATCCCTTTTCGCGTACGCCGGGCGCGCGGCTTTATCGGACGGGCGACCGAGGCCGCTACCGGCACGATGGGCAGGTCGAATTCCTGGGGCGCATGGACCGGCAGGTGAAGGTGCGCGGCTTCCGCGTGGAGCTCGCGGAAGTGGAGCTCGCCCTGGGGCAGCTGGCCGGGGTGGCCGAGGCGGCCGTATTGTACCGTGAGGGCCCTGGGGGCGATGGTCGATTGGAAGCCTTCGTCGAGCCGGTGGCTTCCGAACCGCTCACCGAGCAGGTGCTGCGCGAACGGGTCCGGATGTACTTGCCGTCGCACCTCGTGCCCGCTGTCCTCAACGTGCTCGAGCAGATGCCACGCACGCCGGGCGGCAAGCCAGACCGGCAGGCGCTGCTTTCGCTCCCGCCAAGGGAACAGGACCCCAATGCCCAGGTGGAGCCGGACGGCGCTGTCGAGCGGGCGCTCGCCCGGATCTGGGGCGAGGTTCTCGGGGTGCAGCATGCCGGGCTTCACGATGACTTCTTCCTCGTGGGAGGCGATTCGCTGTTAGCCATCCGGCTGGTGGCACGTGCCCGCGAGCAGGGCTTCCAGCTCTCCGTGAGGGACGTCTTCGAGCGCCCCACGATCGCCGCGCTTGCAGCGCACATTGGGCAGCGCGCGCTGGTGGCCACGACCGAGGCGCCGACGGGCCCCGACTTCCCGCTGGCGCCCGGACAGCAGCGATTCTTCGAGCATCCGCACGAAAACCTGCACCACTGGAACCGCGCACTCCTGGTGGAGGTCGAGGAGGAACTGGACGCTGAACCGCTCCGCGAGGCGGTACGTCAGGTGGAACGGCACCACGAGGCGCTTCGATTGCGCTTCCACCGTAATGCGGATGGCATGCGCCAGAGCCCGGTCGAGACCGCCGAGCAGATCCCCTTCTCCCGGAGCGATCTCTCCGCGACACCGACCGCGGAGCTCGGGAGCGCCATCGAAGCGGCGGCAGCGCGGGAGCAGACAACCCTGCACCTCGAGCACGGGCCGCTATGGAAGGTGACGCTCATGGAACTGGGCCCGAGCCATGGCCAGCGCCTGCTCGTGATCGCCCACTTTCTGGTGGCGGATGCCTTCTCGTGGACGCTGCTGCTGGAGGATCTGCAGGCAGCATATCGCTGGATCCGCCGAGGTGAGCCTGTACGGCTGCCGCTGACCACAGTCCCCTTTTATGCATGGGCTGAGCAGATCATGGCCTACAGCGAAAGCGCGCAAGCTCGGCACGAGCTCGAGTATTGGCGGGAGGAGCTCGGCGGACCGGTGGCGGCCCTGCCGCTCGATACTCCGTCTGGCGCCAACACGGAGGCTTCGCTGCGCGTGGTGTATGCGCGGCTCTTCAACGCGGACGCGCGCATCCTGGTGCACGATCTGCCCGCAACGCTACAGGTGGACGTGGAGTCCGTGCTCTTGTGGGCGCTGGCACGGGTGCTTTGCGCCTGCACGGACGGAGCGCCGGTCCTTGTCGACCTGGGGCGCCATGGCCGACAGGCCTCGTTGACGGGGCTGGAGGTATCTCGCACGATCGGTTGCTTTACGAGCGATAGCCCCTTCCGCCTGGAGCTGCCCGAGGGGGACACGTTCGAGTCCCTCCGCGCCCTGGACGCACGGCGGCAGCGCATGCCACATCGCGGCTTTGGCTACGGCTTACTTCGCTACCTCTGCCAGGACCAGGAGGTGGCGCGGGAAGCGCGCGCCCTACCTTGCGCTACCGTGAGCTTCGATTACCTCGGCGCGCAGCCCCCCGTCGCAACGGCCGGCTTCAAGCTGGCGCTCGAATCCAGCGGCCCGGATCGCTGCCCCGTCTCACCGCGCACGCATCAGCTCCAGATCATCGTCGCTGCGCAGGCCGAGACAGGTCTGGAAATACAATGGCGCTACAGCGAGGCCCTGCATCGGCGTATTACGATAGAAAAGCTGGCCGAGCGCTACTGCACCGTGCTAGGGGATCTGGCCAGTCAATTTCGCGAGTCTTATGTCCTCGCCACAAATGGAACACCACAATGA
- a CDS encoding GNAT family N-acetyltransferase, producing MKIELVEDDAALHDWVDVVNTADVWGIPSFEDARYLRGLDAARRDYVLRLDGQAVGAAFVRPPGGGSQEPCGVASIWVRPGHRRRGVGSAMHRELSEHARRLGLHELEIEAQESVADACAYLERRGYKEVGRHAELVLELDSVAMPEIRPPAGITIVTRAERPDLLPDMYRVALEAIPDMPVDEADEVGSFEEWLATDMDRPIHTHDLTFIALHGEEAVGYAVLQRGRDGVAFHSLTGVRRAWRGRGIASALKRAQVAGAKQAGFRRLVTENIVGNAPIRHLNELMGYKPYAGAIIFRGPLL from the coding sequence ATGAAAATTGAGCTCGTCGAAGACGATGCGGCCCTTCATGATTGGGTCGACGTTGTGAACACTGCGGACGTGTGGGGAATACCCTCGTTCGAGGACGCACGTTATCTGCGCGGCCTCGACGCAGCTCGACGGGATTATGTGTTGCGGCTGGATGGTCAGGCGGTGGGTGCCGCCTTCGTCCGGCCTCCTGGCGGCGGAAGTCAGGAGCCGTGCGGGGTGGCGAGCATCTGGGTGCGGCCCGGGCACCGGCGCCGAGGCGTAGGCTCGGCCATGCACCGCGAGCTTTCCGAGCACGCGCGCCGGCTCGGGTTACACGAGCTCGAGATCGAGGCCCAAGAGAGTGTAGCGGATGCCTGCGCTTACTTGGAGCGGCGCGGCTACAAGGAAGTGGGACGCCACGCTGAGCTGGTACTGGAGCTTGATTCCGTAGCCATGCCGGAGATCCGGCCGCCCGCCGGCATCACCATCGTCACCCGGGCGGAGCGGCCCGACCTGTTACCCGACATGTACCGAGTGGCGCTGGAAGCCATTCCCGACATGCCGGTGGACGAAGCGGATGAAGTGGGCTCCTTCGAGGAATGGCTCGCCACGGACATGGACAGGCCTATCCACACGCATGACCTGACGTTCATCGCTTTACATGGCGAGGAGGCGGTGGGTTACGCTGTGCTACAACGTGGCCGAGATGGGGTGGCGTTCCACAGCCTCACGGGCGTGCGGCGTGCATGGCGCGGGCGGGGCATTGCCAGCGCGCTCAAGCGTGCACAAGTGGCAGGCGCGAAGCAAGCTGGCTTCCGGCGTCTGGTGACGGAGAACATCGTTGGGAACGCCCCGATCCGGCACCTCAACGAGTTGATGGGCTACAAGCCCTACGCGGGCGCCATCATCTTCCGCGGTCCGCTCCTGTAA
- a CDS encoding cupin-like domain-containing protein, with translation MNSLFASDAGFSHEPPPAQPLERLSASEAAARLARPEGRERPFIISGMTRSWPACRRWSPTFFKERYGDRSIVVERWRSGVATTDPMAFLRNRYYSRESLRAVIEHMEAGLEAPGSCYITYANIFEDAQELNADIEPLHEQLGVPNHYPAQLRRWLCLRPGFWLGPAGTVSTVHYDRHENFNVQVYGRKRWTLFAPGDAAALYANSAELPVVLFSPVDVERPDYGRYPSFRQARPLQGDLDPGDVIFVPCGWWHHVRALEMSITLNYWWWSARAAWAAARVGYLQARRHVGLRIASGGESEDAASMPTE, from the coding sequence ATGAACTCTCTCTTCGCTTCTGACGCGGGCTTTTCACACGAGCCTCCGCCAGCCCAGCCACTCGAGCGACTATCGGCCAGCGAAGCGGCTGCGCGGCTCGCACGGCCGGAAGGGAGGGAGCGGCCCTTCATCATTTCGGGCATGACTCGGTCGTGGCCGGCCTGCCGCCGCTGGTCGCCGACGTTCTTCAAGGAGCGCTACGGGGACCGGTCTATCGTGGTCGAGCGCTGGCGCAGCGGCGTCGCAACGACAGACCCCATGGCGTTTCTGCGCAACCGCTATTACAGCCGCGAGTCATTGCGTGCCGTCATCGAGCACATGGAGGCTGGGCTGGAAGCGCCGGGTAGCTGCTACATCACCTATGCCAACATTTTCGAGGACGCCCAGGAGCTCAACGCGGACATCGAGCCCCTGCACGAGCAGCTTGGCGTGCCGAACCATTATCCGGCACAACTGCGGCGGTGGCTGTGCCTGCGGCCTGGCTTCTGGCTGGGGCCCGCCGGCACCGTGTCGACCGTCCATTATGATCGGCACGAGAACTTCAACGTACAGGTGTACGGGCGCAAGCGGTGGACGCTTTTTGCGCCCGGGGACGCCGCCGCGCTGTACGCCAACTCCGCAGAGCTGCCCGTGGTCCTCTTCAGTCCGGTGGACGTGGAGCGGCCGGATTATGGCCGCTACCCGAGCTTCCGCCAGGCCCGGCCGCTGCAGGGCGATCTGGATCCAGGAGATGTCATCTTCGTGCCGTGCGGTTGGTGGCACCACGTGCGCGCACTGGAGATGTCGATTACGCTCAACTACTGGTGGTGGTCTGCGCGGGCCGCGTGGGCGGCGGCCCGGGTGGGCTATTTGCAAGCGCGGCGCCACGTGGGCCTGCGCATCGCGAGCGGCGGAGAGTCGGAGGACGCCGCCTCCATGCCGACGGAGTGA
- a CDS encoding aspartyl/asparaginyl beta-hydroxylase domain-containing protein: protein MSQLMEGFRHRYPPSELARLEECLRINFGGAPLPELPTYQRPNLFFFPGLTRTPYVDPLEHVTLREAVETLERAAPRLREEYLKVVTPEDLRPYLDEHPDRFAHLRAQDWGTFYLQAKGGERIAESCVRSPQSAALLDELEPYMSPGGAFLFSVIAPGVSVPPHHDSANFKLTCHLGLIIPPDCAIRVGGETRVWEEGHCVVFDDTFQHEVWNRSDQPRVCLIVDLWHPLLTAVEREVIATLAPIVGEHVMQGFLPTWAVDPIGSSSSAAGGGA, encoded by the coding sequence GTGTCGCAGTTGATGGAGGGGTTCCGGCATCGCTACCCCCCTTCGGAGCTTGCCCGTCTCGAGGAGTGCCTCCGCATCAACTTCGGCGGAGCGCCGCTCCCGGAGCTGCCGACCTACCAACGTCCCAACCTTTTTTTCTTCCCGGGGCTCACGCGCACGCCCTACGTGGATCCCTTGGAGCACGTAACGTTGCGTGAGGCCGTGGAGACGCTGGAGCGGGCGGCGCCCCGCTTACGCGAGGAGTATCTGAAGGTCGTCACTCCAGAGGATTTGCGGCCCTATCTGGACGAGCATCCCGACCGCTTCGCGCACCTCCGGGCGCAGGACTGGGGCACGTTCTACCTGCAAGCGAAGGGCGGCGAGCGAATCGCGGAGAGCTGCGTGCGCAGCCCCCAATCCGCCGCGCTGCTGGATGAGCTGGAGCCGTACATGAGCCCGGGCGGCGCATTCCTCTTTTCGGTGATCGCTCCCGGCGTGAGCGTACCTCCTCATCACGACTCGGCCAACTTCAAGCTCACCTGCCACCTGGGCCTGATCATCCCGCCAGATTGTGCCATCCGCGTCGGTGGTGAGACGCGCGTGTGGGAAGAAGGTCACTGTGTTGTGTTCGACGATACGTTTCAGCATGAGGTATGGAACCGTAGCGACCAGCCGCGGGTGTGCTTGATTGTGGATCTCTGGCATCCGCTGCTCACAGCCGTGGAGCGTGAGGTGATTGCGACGCTCGCCCCGATCGTCGGGGAGCACGTAATGCAAGGCTTCCTGCCCACGTGGGCAGTGGACCCGATCGGTAGCTCGAGCAGCGCGGCAGGAGGTGGGGCGTGA